One stretch of Prochlorococcus marinus XMU1402 DNA includes these proteins:
- a CDS encoding SpoIID/LytB domain-containing protein produces MKLKFAFFNLFLGCISLLLINTKFTSNVKGEELLNVHTNTEIKKGNFLIGLKQYLGGENDSFSKKQNINFTTDKGFLNLISSNGIKHKSKEINISWVDIPIKNPKTIERIVFGPFASYESAKKQAEKLKDKGFDTTVAYPKNWEVWIPFEDDLPEFKLKNKISRKINNFQITPVLRSEYSLMKLEGPIYITAQDDITINGVNFGKNFYLLKDLYGTWTLVQKIEFDDYLAGVLPYEIGPNSPLEALKAQAVIARTWGIFNSHRFNMDKYHLCTTTQCQVYKPPRITNKKVQKAIEATSNLILTYRNQPINAFYHGSNGGVSATAGESWQIQDYSYFNSFIDGSKSLNNNFKLPIKSESDVNNFLDFDKEDFYGSNHSLFRWNKKISSSEIKEKLIKNKLININDDVFDLNSIERGFSGRVTKLAIQTNKVNKSIVLVKDDIRRVLNFIPSNLFTINKLSDDLWLFRGGGFGHGVGLSQSGAIEMAKLGFSYEQILNHYYGDAKLKKFEILSQ; encoded by the coding sequence ATGAAACTTAAATTTGCCTTTTTCAACTTGTTTTTAGGATGTATTTCTCTTTTATTAATAAACACTAAATTTACTTCGAATGTAAAAGGAGAAGAATTACTAAATGTTCATACCAATACAGAAATCAAAAAAGGAAATTTTTTAATTGGTTTAAAGCAATATTTAGGTGGGGAGAATGACAGTTTTTCAAAAAAACAGAATATAAACTTTACCACTGATAAAGGTTTTTTAAATCTGATATCGTCCAACGGTATTAAACATAAATCAAAAGAGATTAATATTAGTTGGGTGGATATACCTATCAAAAATCCAAAAACAATCGAAAGAATTGTTTTTGGTCCTTTTGCTAGCTATGAATCAGCAAAAAAACAAGCAGAGAAACTTAAAGATAAAGGATTTGATACGACTGTTGCTTACCCTAAAAATTGGGAAGTATGGATTCCATTTGAGGATGATCTGCCAGAGTTTAAATTAAAAAATAAGATTTCTCGAAAAATAAATAATTTTCAAATTACTCCTGTTCTTAGAAGTGAATATAGTCTTATGAAACTCGAAGGACCTATATATATTACTGCTCAAGATGACATAACAATAAATGGTGTCAATTTTGGCAAAAATTTTTATTTATTAAAAGATTTATATGGAACTTGGACATTAGTTCAAAAAATTGAGTTTGATGATTATTTGGCAGGTGTTTTGCCATACGAAATTGGACCAAATTCTCCTTTAGAAGCACTTAAGGCACAAGCAGTAATAGCAAGAACTTGGGGCATTTTTAATTCTCATAGATTTAATATGGATAAATATCATTTATGTACCACCACTCAATGTCAAGTTTATAAGCCTCCTAGAATTACAAATAAAAAAGTTCAAAAAGCTATAGAAGCAACTTCAAATTTAATTCTAACTTATAGAAATCAACCAATAAATGCTTTTTACCATGGTTCTAATGGTGGCGTATCTGCTACTGCAGGAGAGTCTTGGCAAATACAAGATTATTCTTACTTTAATTCATTCATTGATGGTTCTAAATCATTAAATAATAATTTTAAACTTCCAATTAAAAGTGAATCTGATGTAAATAATTTTTTAGATTTTGATAAAGAAGACTTTTATGGGAGTAATCATTCTCTTTTTCGATGGAATAAGAAAATTTCTAGTAGTGAAATTAAAGAAAAGTTAATTAAAAACAAACTCATAAATATTAATGATGATGTTTTCGATTTAAATTCTATTGAACGTGGGTTTAGTGGCAGAGTTACAAAATTGGCAATACAAACGAACAAAGTTAATAAATCTATTGTTCTAGTTAAAGATGATATTCGACGGGTATTAAATTTTATACCTAGTAATTTGTTTACTATTAATAAATTAAGTGATGATTTATGGCTTTTTAGAGGAGGAGGCTTCGGTCATGGTGTAGGTTTATCTCAGTCAGGAGCAATTGAAATGGCTAAATTAGGATTCTCTTATGAACAAATATTGAATCATTACTATGGAGATGCAAAATTAAAAAAATTTGAGATATTGTCTCAATGA
- the rpmI gene encoding 50S ribosomal protein L35 — MSKLKTRKSAAKRFKITATGKFMRRRAFHNHLLDHKSSKLKRHLSTKAVVDERDADNVRLMIPYA, encoded by the coding sequence ATGTCTAAACTAAAAACTCGTAAATCAGCTGCCAAAAGATTTAAAATTACTGCGACGGGTAAATTCATGAGAAGAAGAGCTTTCCATAATCATTTACTTGATCATAAAAGCTCAAAATTAAAAAGACATCTATCAACAAAAGCCGTAGTTGATGAAAGAGATGCTGATAATGTAAGATTAATGATTCCATACGCATAA
- the rplT gene encoding 50S ribosomal protein L20: MARVKRGNIARKRRNKILNLAKGFRGGNKNLFRTANQRVMKALCNAYRDRRRRKRDFRRLWISRINASARINGTNYSKLINGMKNSEIIINRKMLAQLALNDPKCFEKIVSSVSK; this comes from the coding sequence ATGGCACGCGTAAAAAGAGGCAACATAGCCAGAAAAAGAAGAAACAAAATCTTAAATCTTGCAAAAGGTTTTAGAGGCGGCAACAAAAATCTTTTCAGAACAGCAAATCAAAGAGTTATGAAAGCTCTTTGTAATGCTTATAGGGATAGAAGAAGAAGAAAAAGAGATTTTAGAAGACTTTGGATTTCTAGAATTAACGCATCTGCCAGGATAAATGGAACAAACTACAGCAAGTTGATCAATGGCATGAAAAATTCAGAAATTATTATTAATAGAAAAATGCTTGCTCAATTAGCCTTAAACGATCCTAAGTGTTTTGAAAAAATTGTTTCTTCCGTTAGTAAGTAG
- a CDS encoding tetratricopeptide repeat protein: MEISSFQSYLIILFVVIIIISIFVFRQFLKTRSDELDLVKFEQKGLDSLTQATELYEFGSIQIKKRLYSEATKTFLKAIENYENEPDEAKAIINNALGFSYAAQNEFKKAIKHYNSAIKSLPEYPIALNNLASAQQRLLEYDLAYATYQKVLVIDPKNKTAIKKSKELEKRNNYKPYKGIKDKGF; the protein is encoded by the coding sequence ATGGAAATATCTTCCTTTCAATCTTATTTAATAATTCTTTTTGTTGTAATAATAATAATTTCTATTTTTGTATTCAGACAATTCCTAAAAACAAGAAGTGATGAATTAGATTTAGTAAAATTCGAGCAGAAAGGTTTAGATTCTCTCACCCAAGCTACAGAATTATATGAATTTGGGTCTATTCAGATAAAAAAAAGATTATATTCTGAAGCAACTAAAACTTTTTTAAAAGCAATTGAAAATTATGAAAATGAACCTGATGAAGCCAAAGCGATAATAAACAATGCTTTAGGATTTTCTTATGCCGCTCAAAATGAATTTAAGAAAGCAATTAAACACTATAATTCTGCAATAAAATCACTCCCAGAATATCCTATAGCTCTAAATAACCTCGCATCAGCACAACAGCGTTTACTTGAATACGACTTGGCATATGCAACTTATCAAAAGGTTTTGGTGATAGATCCAAAAAACAAAACAGCAATTAAAAAAAGTAAGGAGTTAGAAAAAAGAAACAATTATAAACCTTATAAAGGTATTAAAGATAAGGGATTTTAA
- a CDS encoding thiazole synthase, with translation MENDSSLLIGGKQFSSRLMVGTGKYKSSQDMVESLSNSETEIITVAIRRIKNDQTGENLLEKINWKKYWMLPNTAGCINSDEAVRIAILGRELAKLSGQEENNFVKLEVIPDKKYLLPDPIETIKAAEILIKKGFDVLPYINADPILAKRLEEIGCATVMPLGSPIGSGQGLLNLSNIRIIIENAKVPVIIDAGIGVPSEASQAMEIGADGVLINSAIAQAENPALMAQAINYGVKAGRQAFLAGRIKKQDFAVASSPEINISI, from the coding sequence ATGGAAAATGATTCTTCTTTACTAATTGGTGGAAAACAATTTTCCAGTAGATTAATGGTAGGCACTGGCAAATACAAATCTTCTCAAGATATGGTAGAAAGTTTGTCAAATTCTGAAACGGAAATTATAACCGTCGCTATTAGAAGAATTAAAAATGATCAAACCGGAGAAAATTTACTCGAAAAGATAAACTGGAAAAAATACTGGATGCTTCCTAATACAGCTGGTTGTATAAATTCCGATGAGGCAGTGAGAATAGCAATTTTGGGTAGAGAACTTGCTAAATTATCTGGTCAAGAAGAAAATAATTTTGTAAAGTTAGAAGTTATTCCTGACAAAAAGTATTTGCTACCAGATCCAATAGAAACCATTAAAGCGGCCGAAATTTTAATAAAAAAGGGTTTTGATGTACTTCCCTATATCAATGCAGATCCTATTCTTGCAAAAAGACTAGAAGAAATAGGTTGTGCAACAGTAATGCCATTGGGATCGCCAATAGGCTCCGGGCAAGGTTTATTAAATTTATCAAACATAAGGATAATCATTGAGAATGCAAAAGTGCCAGTAATAATTGACGCAGGAATTGGGGTACCTAGTGAAGCTTCTCAAGCTATGGAAATTGGAGCTGATGGTGTGTTGATCAATAGTGCAATTGCACAAGCTGAAAATCCTGCTCTAATGGCTCAAGCGATAAATTATGGTGTGAAAGCTGGCAGGCAAGCTTTTCTGGCAGGAAGAATTAAGAAACAAGACTTTGCAGTAGCAAGTTCACCTGAAATAAACATATCTATCTAA
- a CDS encoding NAD-dependent epimerase/dehydratase family protein, with the protein MKVIVLGGDGFCGWPCAVNLAEQNHDVIIVDNLSRRKIDIDLEVESLTPIASITERLSAWEEIGGKPMRFLNMDISKQYQKLLDLLIDEKPDSVIHFAEQRAAPYSMKSSFTKRYTVDNNVNGTHNLLAAIVESNLDIHVVHLGTMGVYGYGSHRGATIPEGYLKVEVPQPDGSRFEEEILHPASPGSVYHMTKTLDQLLFLYYNKNDLVRITDLHQGIVWGTNTNATLKDPRLTNRFDYDGDYGTVLNRFLMQAAIGYPLSVHGTGGQTRAFIHIKDSVKCVQLALENPPKPGERVKIFNQMTESHQVGELAKKVASLTGADINYLPNPRNEAVENDLIVDNKCFIELGLNPTTLDNGLLEEVVEVAKKYSNRCDLKRIPCVSSWTKKQAEAIKTN; encoded by the coding sequence GTGAAAGTTATTGTTCTAGGTGGAGATGGTTTTTGCGGTTGGCCTTGTGCGGTGAATTTAGCAGAGCAAAATCATGATGTAATTATTGTCGACAATTTAAGTCGTAGAAAAATTGATATTGATCTAGAGGTAGAATCTTTAACTCCAATTGCTTCGATAACAGAACGACTTTCTGCATGGGAAGAAATTGGAGGTAAGCCTATGAGATTTCTTAACATGGATATCTCTAAACAATATCAAAAATTACTCGATTTGCTAATTGATGAAAAGCCAGATTCTGTGATCCATTTTGCAGAACAAAGAGCAGCCCCTTACTCGATGAAATCTAGTTTTACCAAAAGATATACAGTAGATAATAATGTTAATGGCACCCATAACCTTCTTGCTGCAATAGTAGAAAGTAATTTAGATATCCATGTTGTACATTTAGGAACAATGGGAGTTTACGGATATGGATCACATAGGGGGGCAACAATTCCAGAAGGTTATCTAAAAGTTGAAGTTCCACAACCAGATGGAAGCCGCTTTGAAGAAGAAATATTACACCCAGCAAGTCCAGGTAGTGTTTACCATATGACTAAAACTTTAGATCAATTATTATTTCTTTACTACAACAAAAATGATCTTGTAAGGATTACTGATCTACATCAAGGTATTGTTTGGGGAACAAATACAAACGCAACTTTAAAAGATCCAAGATTAACAAACCGATTTGACTATGACGGTGATTATGGAACTGTTCTAAACAGATTTCTTATGCAAGCTGCAATTGGATATCCATTAAGCGTTCATGGAACAGGAGGACAAACAAGAGCTTTTATACACATAAAAGACTCTGTAAAATGTGTGCAACTTGCTCTTGAAAATCCTCCAAAACCTGGGGAGAGAGTTAAAATCTTTAATCAAATGACTGAAAGTCATCAAGTTGGAGAACTAGCTAAAAAAGTTGCGTCTCTGACAGGGGCTGATATCAATTATTTACCAAATCCAAGGAATGAAGCAGTAGAAAATGATCTCATAGTTGATAATAAATGCTTTATAGAATTAGGCTTAAACCCAACGACCCTTGATAATGGTTTATTAGAAGAAGTTGTTGAAGTTGCTAAAAAATACTCCAATAGATGTGATCTTAAACGCATACCTTGTGTTTCATCATGGACTAAAAAACAAGCTGAGGCTATAAAGACTAATTAA
- a CDS encoding glycosyltransferase family 4 protein, with translation MKIALFTETFLPKVDGIVTRLTKTIEFLIKNGDEVIIFCPEGCPESYMGATVVGVAAMPLPLYPELKLGLPGPAVSDKLEKFNPDLIHVVNPAVLGLGGIWLAKTNNIPLIASYHTHLPKYLEHYGMGMLEPLLWELLKAAHNQALLNLCTSTAMVNELKDKGIQRTALWQRGVDTYSFRPDLRSEKMRKKLFGEYNDANYLLIYVGRLSAEKQIERIKPVLESIPNACLALVGDGPYRNQLEKIFENTKTNFIGYLSGDELASAYASGDIFLFPSSTETLGLVLLEAMAAGCPVIGANKGGIPDIISDGINGCLYDPDEKDNGEQSLIEATKKILENEDKREVMRKEARNEAEKWDWNQATLQLQNYYADTLKEID, from the coding sequence GTGAAAATTGCATTGTTTACTGAAACTTTTTTACCTAAAGTTGACGGCATAGTCACAAGACTGACTAAAACGATTGAATTTTTAATAAAAAATGGTGATGAAGTTATAATTTTTTGCCCGGAGGGGTGTCCCGAATCATATATGGGCGCAACTGTAGTCGGAGTTGCAGCAATGCCATTACCCTTATACCCAGAGTTGAAGCTTGGGTTACCAGGTCCTGCAGTCTCAGATAAGTTAGAAAAATTTAACCCAGATCTGATACATGTTGTTAATCCAGCTGTACTTGGATTAGGTGGCATATGGTTGGCGAAAACTAATAATATTCCTTTGATTGCCAGTTACCATACTCATCTTCCGAAATATCTAGAACATTACGGTATGGGTATGTTAGAACCACTTTTGTGGGAATTACTTAAAGCAGCACATAATCAAGCCTTGTTAAATTTATGTACATCAACCGCTATGGTAAATGAGTTAAAAGATAAAGGCATTCAAAGGACAGCTCTATGGCAAAGGGGAGTAGATACGTATAGTTTCCGACCAGATTTGAGAAGTGAGAAAATGAGAAAAAAATTATTTGGGGAATATAACGACGCTAATTACTTATTGATTTATGTAGGAAGATTATCAGCGGAAAAACAAATTGAGAGAATTAAACCAGTCTTAGAAAGTATCCCCAATGCTTGCCTAGCACTTGTAGGTGACGGACCATATAGAAACCAGCTTGAAAAAATCTTCGAAAATACAAAGACTAATTTCATAGGATACTTATCTGGCGATGAACTTGCTAGCGCCTATGCCTCTGGAGATATATTTTTATTTCCATCTAGTACAGAAACTCTTGGGTTAGTTTTACTAGAAGCAATGGCAGCAGGATGTCCCGTTATTGGAGCCAACAAGGGGGGAATTCCAGATATTATTAGCGATGGGATTAATGGTTGTTTATATGATCCTGATGAAAAAGATAATGGGGAACAAAGTTTGATTGAAGCGACAAAAAAAATTCTAGAGAATGAAGATAAAAGAGAAGTTATGAGAAAAGAGGCGCGAAACGAAGCAGAAAAATGGGATTGGAATCAAGCAACACTACAACTGCAAAATTATTATGCAGATACTCTCAAAGAAATAGATTAA
- the gcvP gene encoding aminomethyl-transferring glycine dehydrogenase, with translation MTSKFGSDLFIDRHLGLGDNDERIMLNKLGFNNIDQFINQVIPKDIQLKDKFSEILPQGCSEIEALNELEEIANKNTKMRSLIGLGYYDNHMPKVIQRHVLENPRWYTSYTPYQAEIAQGRLEALFNFQTIVCELTGFPVANASLLDEGTAAAEAMAMSFSARKNKSSNVYLVESNVFDHTFNVLQTRAKPLGISLKRFTQSNLPKHDDVFGMLLQLPGKNGQLYDPTFLISQAHRSEIIVTSCIDPLAQVLIKPISEFGVDVAVGSMQRFGVPMGFGGPHAAYFACSEKYKRLIPGRIVGQTLSKNGEKSLRLALQTREQHIRREKATSNICTAQSLLAIISSFYAIYHGPSGLTQIAKRLVELRINLESSLAALGFDIPDGIRFDSVDVYSEHSQRIHNEALKNGYNLRILPLGSTIENSTGFGISLDELSNEKEIKDILSFISNLIEKEEDLEHIKYDKEFHLESLALRSGAWMQQDIFTNYQSETELMRYIFRLAEKDFSLVDGMIPLGSCTMKLNSAAELNPVSWANLSSIHPFSPPCQTKGYSKIISDLEKWISEIVGLKSVSFQPNAGSQGEFAGLLAINSYFESKGELLRKKCLIPKSAHGTNPASAVMAGFDVLTVECDEEGNIDFQDLSIKVNKFDNQIGALMLTYPSTHGVFELQIRKICDLIHSVGGFVYLDGANLNAQVGLCKPGNYGVDVCHLNLHKTFCIPHGGGGPGVGPVAASETLSPFLPTHSLMDNNLSISSNYVSSAKHGSASILPISWMYIKMAGLSGLRKATAHAILSANYIAHSLKHKFKILYKGKNNFVAHECILDFRDLKSKTGLSVNDLAKRLIDYSFHAPTISWPVPETIMIEPTESESLVELDRFCEAMLLIGEEISEIEKNVALKNNNVISNAPHTLKELIADNWHYPYSKEKASFPYKTPTSIKFWSSVSRINNAYGDRNLICSCNVNQGETFEEKKCA, from the coding sequence ATGACATCCAAATTTGGGTCTGATTTGTTTATAGATAGGCATCTTGGGTTAGGAGATAATGATGAAAGAATTATGCTGAACAAGCTTGGTTTTAATAATATTGATCAATTTATAAATCAAGTTATTCCGAAAGATATTCAGCTTAAAGATAAATTTTCAGAAATATTACCCCAAGGTTGTTCAGAAATTGAGGCTTTAAACGAATTAGAAGAGATTGCGAATAAAAATACTAAAATGAGATCACTTATAGGCCTAGGTTATTACGACAATCATATGCCTAAAGTAATCCAAAGACATGTTCTTGAAAATCCAAGGTGGTACACGTCTTATACTCCATATCAAGCAGAAATTGCACAAGGAAGATTAGAAGCTCTATTTAATTTTCAGACTATTGTTTGTGAACTAACAGGATTCCCTGTCGCTAATGCATCTTTATTGGATGAGGGTACTGCTGCAGCAGAAGCCATGGCCATGAGTTTTTCCGCAAGAAAAAATAAATCTTCAAATGTGTACTTAGTGGAGTCAAATGTTTTTGATCATACTTTTAATGTTCTACAAACCAGAGCAAAACCTTTGGGAATATCCTTAAAACGCTTTACTCAAAGCAACCTTCCTAAGCATGATGATGTTTTTGGAATGTTGTTGCAATTACCCGGTAAAAATGGTCAATTATATGATCCTACATTCTTAATATCCCAAGCACATAGATCAGAAATTATTGTTACGTCATGTATTGATCCACTAGCACAAGTTTTGATTAAACCAATTTCTGAATTTGGTGTTGATGTAGCAGTGGGGAGTATGCAAAGATTTGGAGTTCCAATGGGTTTTGGTGGCCCCCATGCAGCATATTTTGCCTGTAGCGAAAAATATAAAAGGCTGATACCCGGAAGAATAGTTGGGCAAACTCTATCTAAAAATGGAGAAAAGTCACTAAGACTAGCATTGCAAACAAGAGAGCAACATATTAGAAGGGAAAAGGCCACTAGTAATATTTGTACTGCTCAATCTTTGTTAGCCATAATTTCTTCTTTTTATGCTATTTATCATGGACCTTCTGGATTAACGCAAATTGCTAAGAGATTAGTTGAGTTGAGAATAAATTTAGAATCAAGTTTAGCTGCTTTAGGTTTTGATATTCCTGATGGGATTAGATTTGATAGTGTTGATGTTTATTCTGAGCACTCCCAGAGGATCCATAATGAAGCATTAAAAAATGGCTATAACTTAAGAATTTTGCCCTTGGGATCAACTATTGAAAATTCAACTGGCTTTGGGATCTCTTTAGATGAGCTTAGTAATGAAAAAGAAATAAAAGATATTTTGTCTTTCATATCAAACCTTATAGAAAAAGAAGAAGATTTAGAGCATATAAAATACGATAAAGAATTTCATCTTGAAAGTTTAGCGTTGAGATCCGGTGCATGGATGCAGCAAGATATATTCACAAATTACCAAAGTGAAACTGAATTAATGAGATATATATTCCGACTTGCAGAAAAAGATTTTTCTCTGGTAGATGGGATGATCCCATTGGGAAGCTGTACCATGAAGTTAAATTCTGCAGCAGAGTTAAATCCAGTCTCTTGGGCTAATTTATCTTCCATTCATCCTTTTTCCCCACCTTGTCAAACTAAAGGCTATTCAAAAATTATTTCTGACCTAGAAAAATGGATTAGTGAGATTGTTGGTTTAAAATCAGTTTCTTTTCAACCAAATGCAGGATCTCAAGGAGAGTTTGCAGGTTTATTGGCAATAAATTCTTATTTTGAATCAAAAGGTGAACTGTTAAGAAAAAAATGTTTAATTCCAAAAAGTGCTCATGGAACAAATCCTGCTAGTGCAGTTATGGCTGGTTTTGACGTGTTAACTGTTGAATGTGATGAAGAAGGAAATATTGATTTTCAAGATTTGTCAATCAAGGTCAATAAATTTGATAACCAAATAGGGGCTCTTATGTTGACTTATCCCTCTACTCATGGAGTTTTTGAATTACAGATCAGAAAGATATGTGATTTAATTCACTCTGTGGGAGGATTTGTCTATTTAGATGGAGCAAATTTGAACGCTCAGGTTGGATTATGTAAGCCGGGGAATTATGGTGTTGATGTTTGTCATTTGAATTTACATAAAACATTCTGCATTCCACATGGAGGTGGTGGTCCAGGAGTAGGTCCAGTTGCTGCATCAGAAACTTTAAGCCCATTTCTTCCTACTCATTCTTTAATGGATAATAATTTATCTATTAGTTCCAATTACGTATCTTCTGCCAAGCATGGGAGTGCAAGTATTCTTCCAATAAGTTGGATGTATATAAAAATGGCTGGTCTTAGTGGTTTAAGGAAAGCAACTGCGCATGCAATTTTATCTGCAAATTATATTGCGCATTCTTTAAAGCATAAATTCAAGATTCTTTATAAAGGAAAAAATAATTTTGTCGCACATGAATGTATTTTAGATTTTAGGGATTTAAAATCCAAAACTGGTTTGAGTGTGAATGATTTAGCTAAACGATTAATAGATTATAGTTTTCATGCCCCAACTATAAGTTGGCCTGTTCCAGAGACGATAATGATAGAGCCTACTGAAAGTGAAAGTTTGGTTGAATTGGATAGATTTTGCGAGGCTATGCTATTGATTGGAGAAGAAATCAGCGAAATAGAAAAAAATGTTGCATTAAAGAATAATAATGTAATAAGTAACGCTCCTCATACGCTGAAAGAGTTAATTGCTGATAATTGGCATTATCCTTATTCAAAAGAAAAAGCTTCTTTTCCTTATAAAACTCCAACTTCTATTAAGTTTTGGTCTTCAGTTTCTAGGATCAATAATGCATATGGCGATCGCAATTTAATTTGTTCTTGTAATGTAAATCAAGGCGAGACTTTCGAAGAAAAAAAATGTGCTTAA
- the gcvH gene encoding glycine cleavage system protein GcvH — MSYKFPDNLNYADTHEYVLEENGLLKIGVSEFAIDQLGDIVFVELADEGATLEKGETFGTIESVKAVEEVYLPFSGEIVSVNESVIENPELLQNDPIGDGWLVILKPKSKTSIADLMTSEEYQSKVVPK; from the coding sequence ATGTCTTACAAGTTTCCAGACAACCTCAACTATGCTGATACTCATGAATATGTCTTGGAAGAAAATGGATTATTAAAAATTGGAGTTAGTGAATTTGCTATAGATCAATTAGGAGATATTGTTTTTGTTGAACTAGCTGATGAAGGGGCGACTTTAGAGAAAGGCGAGACTTTTGGAACAATAGAATCAGTGAAGGCCGTAGAGGAAGTCTATCTGCCTTTTTCAGGGGAAATAGTATCTGTAAATGAAAGTGTTATTGAGAATCCTGAGCTTTTACAGAATGATCCGATTGGAGACGGTTGGTTAGTCATTTTGAAACCAAAATCAAAAACATCAATTGCTGATTTGATGACTTCTGAGGAATATCAATCAAAGGTTGTACCAAAATAA
- a CDS encoding aminotransferase class I/II-fold pyridoxal phosphate-dependent enzyme: MTLDDNLKLAENAVLSVEESLNKVFQERSNQVFQKLENILTIFKEEKVSTSHFNQSSGSGHDDISREKIDAVFARLFLAEKAAVRMQFVSGTHAISSVLFGILRPGDVMLSLTGQPYDTLEEVIGIRGGGKGSLKDFDIEYKQINICDNFDSFEEKIVHSFEENSYKLVFIQKSCGYSWRKSLTNHQIEKICSLIHSLDPNCICFVDNCYGELVEDSEPISKGANVIAGSLIKNLGGTIVPTGGYVAGDAELVEMACSRLTSPGIGSSAGINFGLGRLILQGLFLAPQIVHESLKGADMVAAVFKNLGFKVLPEPATYRSDLIQSVRLNNPDLVQKVCQSFQNSSPVDSFLNVVPSSMDGYDSKLLMAGGTFIEGSTSEFSADAPLRDPYNIFVQGGSNIAHIKIALIRLLSELLEEKLISKDSLPPLST; encoded by the coding sequence ATGACTCTTGACGATAACTTAAAACTGGCTGAAAACGCGGTTCTTTCTGTCGAAGAGAGTTTAAATAAAGTTTTCCAAGAAAGGTCCAATCAGGTTTTCCAGAAATTAGAAAATATTTTGACAATTTTTAAGGAAGAAAAAGTTTCTACTAGTCATTTCAATCAATCTTCTGGTAGTGGTCATGATGATATATCTAGAGAAAAAATTGATGCGGTTTTTGCAAGATTGTTTCTTGCTGAAAAGGCTGCTGTGAGGATGCAATTTGTAAGTGGAACGCACGCAATAAGTTCTGTCTTATTTGGAATTCTTCGACCTGGAGATGTAATGTTATCTCTTACAGGACAACCATATGACACGTTAGAAGAAGTCATTGGAATAAGGGGAGGAGGAAAAGGCTCACTTAAAGATTTTGACATTGAATATAAGCAAATAAATATCTGCGATAATTTTGATTCTTTTGAAGAAAAAATTGTTCATTCTTTTGAAGAAAATTCATACAAATTAGTATTCATACAAAAAAGTTGTGGATATAGTTGGAGAAAGTCTCTTACGAATCATCAAATAGAGAAAATTTGTAGTCTTATTCATTCTCTCGATCCTAATTGTATATGTTTTGTTGATAACTGTTATGGGGAGCTTGTTGAAGATAGTGAACCAATTTCTAAAGGGGCAAATGTAATTGCTGGATCATTGATTAAAAATTTGGGAGGAACAATCGTTCCTACTGGTGGTTACGTTGCAGGTGATGCAGAGTTGGTTGAGATGGCATGTTCTAGATTAACCTCACCAGGCATTGGCTCTTCTGCAGGAATAAATTTTGGACTAGGAAGATTAATTTTGCAGGGTTTGTTTTTGGCACCACAAATTGTTCACGAATCACTAAAAGGTGCTGATATGGTTGCAGCAGTCTTTAAAAATTTGGGATTTAAGGTTTTACCAGAGCCAGCAACTTATAGATCTGATCTTATTCAGTCAGTAAGATTGAATAATCCTGATTTGGTTCAAAAAGTTTGTCAATCTTTTCAAAATTCTTCACCAGTAGATTCTTTTCTGAATGTTGTTCCATCATCAATGGATGGATATGATTCAAAATTATTAATGGCAGGAGGTACCTTTATTGAAGGTAGTACAAGTGAATTTTCTGCTGATGCCCCTTTAAGAGATCCTTACAATATTTTTGTTCAAGGTGGTTCTAACATAGCTCACATCAAAATTGCATTAATTCGATTATTATCTGAATTATTAGAGGAAAAATTAATTTCAAAGGATTCTCTACCTCCTTTATCTACTTAA